The DNA window atggctgacagggtggAGATGCAGTGGGAGGGGGGCTTGGTCTGGAGGACTTTGGCATGTAAATATGACTGCCCGGAAATAGCGccttctgaagagacggtcagtaaGCGGCTTGAAGATTAACTGTAACACATAATCTTTGCAACAGTTTGACTagataaccaccattacatgttatgtagaccacaagcaaAAActcatatgacccctttaagtacTTAAagaggaacttcacttttttgggaattttccctatcgttcacaatgattatgaaagacatgaagatGGATGGACttcttttaatgcattctaaatattaaataaacataaataaaagtttgcttataggggagctccactattttgcccataaagtccgataaacaaacatacaaaaaccgccaacaattctcaatttacattttgtgacttgaatattaaccaagtattagtattgttattataagccagtggttcctaaccttgttggaggtaccaaaccccaccagtttcatatgcacattcactgaacccttctttagtgaaaaaaaataatcatacattttcaaattcaagacaaagttatatctttttttactggtgcacagaacgatccatgcatgaacatcaccttgttcaaaaaacaaaaccaacacagtgcatgaactcacaacaaattacacacctgaaaatcagtgtgacttctgctgttgccatatccgtaatacgccgatagggagaagtttttatttacacgatgagtcgggtgtatcttgacctccgcggcggaggcttcaccggacccctgaggccgactcaccaaacccctagggttcgatcaaacccaggttaaaaacTACTGTAAATAGCGCTAAAGCAGACAAACTATTCATAACGACGccctgatcacttcctgtgtccctatgtttacatcattgagtggtctgctgcttcctcgctttcttgctccctggaagtttattgtagatcataaatcatcccTCTCAtctggacatgagacgtctgaggaggtaatccgacaagttggtacacagcCATATAGGACCTCCAACAGGCGCGGAGGACGACACAAAAAGAGCCtgcaccccccccccatctcccatcCCCCCCGAACCTCCACCcccgtttctttgtgaggattatgagtcattcttcatctaaatgggaatatatgaacatctcagcagtcggcatcctaatgacagcagacattgtacagtaagtgatgttttattatgtttctttgctttcataaagtctgcagtgagcagaaatcagtaatGAAGAAAGCAAAAAAATCAAACGTTATGCGTTTTTTAAATCAATGcaccacgtatgcttaaaatgatcaaaatacgtaaatattataaatgtgcttgatactatattacatatatatttacagcatgtatataaaaccctaatggaggtgtttggatgttttttaggggctctataggcagaattgaatgggtcccataggctccattgtaagcggacttttgatcgcatttatttaatattttgaatacattaaaaaatccatctgtcgtcatgtctttcataatgattgtgaacgacaggaaaATTTCACAAAAGTGCAGTTCATTTTTAACCTCCACAACCTATTATAATATTTAAAGTTCAGTACCTTAGAACTACTGCATTTGCATCCTAAGAAGACTCCGCTTGTCCTGAGTACCAGAAACAAAGATCAGTGTTATTTTTCTCCATGATCTCACAGTCAAAACAGGAAAGTGTagcacaaatataaatataacagTGATGTCACATCACTATTACACTTAGGGAATAAGATGTGTCGTTGGTGCTCCCTCAGCAGCCCAAACAGTTTCTATTTCAGTCTTCAAATTGTGGGAATTTTTGCCACATTCCAAGCATTTGGAATGTCAGAAAAAATTGGTAATCTTTAGTTCATCCAATAGATGTTTGATAAGGTTGAGTTCAtaactttgtaaaaaaatatgCTCGAACAGACAAAAGGTCATCCTcttaaccaggggtccccaaactttttgactcgtgggccgcattgggttaaaaaaatttggccgggctgtgtgtattatatatatatatatatatatatatatatatatatatatatatatatatatatatatatatatatatatatatatataacctctctgccacttcacggtggcagaggggttagtgcatctgcctcacaatacgaaggtcctgagtagtcttgggttcaatcccaggctcgggatctttctgtgtggagtttgcatgttctccccgtgactgcgtgggttccctccgggtactccagcttcctcccacctccaaagacatgcacctggggataagttgattggcaacactaaattggccctagtgtgtggatgtgagtgtgaatgttgtctgtctatctgtgttggccctgcgatgaggtggcgacttgtccagggtgtaccccgccttccgcccgattgtagctgagataggctccagcgccccccgcgaccccaaagggaataagcggtagaaaatggatggatggatatatataacacacacattgtctttttattgatgggaaaattcatttttagacaatatgatttgcctgagcggctagggaacaccgagagtaacaagcggtagcaaatggattagaaaggaaagatttaaaaaaataaatacatttaaaaaaaaaaattctacttgggacttcccgtgggccggattttggatgctggggggccggatccggcccgcgggctgcagtttggggaccactgctcttaaCTGTTCCTTCAGAGCTAGAATCATATACAATTAGGGAATATTTGCTCACCTGCTGATTTTACAATTATATGTACAGGACAGAAATGAATGGTAGCTTTTTTGTAACAGAGTCAGATTGTAAAATAAAATCCTGAAACAACATCTATCGAAGGAACTGAGTATTTGATCCTATTGCAACGTAGTACCTAGTGTGTGAAAACCTTGTTGGCAAGATCAGAGGTAAGACATTTCTTGTAATTGGTCACCAGGGAAGACATCGATCAGGGAATCAACCCAAAAGCAGAATGTTTTCACTTGGATGATGTTGGATTAATATTTAGTATTCTGGGCTGGTCCCTCAGCTTTCTCGCAATCATCCTTACTTCACCAGGTGGAATCTTGTATGAAGCTCCAGAGGCACGGCAATTGACTGTTACTTTTGTATTCCTTCCATTGCTGAATTACTATATCAATAGTGGTCTCTTTCTCAAAGAGCTTCTTGTTGATGGTCTTGTAGTCCATTCCAGttttgtgcaggtctacaatggTCCTTTGACAGTGCTTTGGTCTTGCTGTGTTGGTGGAGCGGTTTGAATGGAAGAGACAGCTTTCTTTTATCCACATAACTAGATGAGATTGGGTAGGCTAATTTCTTGAAAGGGCTAGGACTAATTGTGTGCACATACCCGGTCTGTGGGCGTCAGACTGCTTGTTCATCATTTGAGCATTGAATATGTATTTCCCTTAATGTACCAGTGGAGTGAAAAaataagttgcctctatattgaagcttttatcatatatatctgattcatgacaccaaaagacttccaaagtttgcgaataaatacatatgatcaaaatagtatcaatctcatggagattccgagccattttgagagaagaTGAGGAAGTAGACATCGCATGACGTAGAGGTAGGGACCACAGATGCCttcatcaccaacaacaatgcaaatcatgcagactttgtaagagtcaacaattactttgggcaaaattatgatccagaactttatattgttgatcctgaatataaggaggatgagctacaagttttagaagctttgCTTAACAGATTCAGCTTTAGTAAAACacaaagcatcatgtagcagtattgctaagtgctaaacaagaaatacaaactacaaacataataaataggAATTAATCATGACGCACATGAAGGGTTAACAAGaaaaagtctccctgcagacatcgtcttcggttgtgtgtgtttgtctccatctccgggtataaattgaatgtcgCAGATGACCAACTTCTAATATTTGTTTAATATTCAGGTTACGATATGCAtaaagagtattgttggtgggttttgaacagttatttagagggttttgtgggcaaaAAAAAATGCGGCCGTTGACTACATTGTTAGCGAaccttttatgtatttatttacaacttagaatgcatagaaaaaagaaaaacatgtgttcatatcttatataaggattgtgaattatagacagcacatctctctctaatttttgcatatttccagtatgactgatctgataatatggtcagagtgcagaacagTTCCTCCTGCGACGTCAATCTATGGAAATTACCAAAGACGTTCGGAGTGGAATATGTtatatggctgactgaatttgtggcattttgtgatgtttaaactatGTTTTTACATACTTTGTGGATCGTGAATACGATTAAATATGGTTTAATGGTTACAATGGAACACAATCAAGCATACAGTATAcaatcaacttgtttttccactctactggtactttaatcaATACAAATTACTCTAGAACCTTTACTTACGGTTACTTTATTTTTTCaggattttatttttcattaggtCTGTATTTTTACTAAAATTATCATAAAATGTAGGCATGTTTAATATCTTTGTAAGGGGGTGAACAACACAATCAGCAAATACTAATTTCCCCACCTTACAAGGTATAGGTGAAGCAACACATTTCTGGGGTGACAAATGTATTTGCCCACAATGGCAATGTAAGTGTATTAGACTATCTCCGAAACAAAACATATCTTCAACTGTCTAAAATCAGTTATTTAGGAAGAACAAAAACACATACCTCATCTTCTGGAGCTGGGATAATTCTTCCACTTATTGGTGCCACTCCTAGAACCCTAGGTGATTTATCTACCTTAGGTGTTCCTTCCAGAACCACAACAATGAACTCCCGTTTGGGTTCTTCTTCTCGGGTCTCCACTGGAGCTGGCGATGCGTCTCCCGCTATCAGGCTGGTTAGGTTGATATTTGATTCTACAGCAGCCTCCTCTGTTGGAGGAACATCTTCAATGACTGGTTCAGTCTGTACTGGTAACGTGGAGTCCTCAACAACTGAGGCTAGCTTTACTGGTGCATGGGCCTCCTCAATCACTTCTGCCAATGGTTCTTTAACGGTTTGTGCTGCGTCTGCAGTCACAGGGGCCTCCTCAAACAGTGGTGAAGCCGCAAATGGTGCGAGAGCCACCTCATTTACTGGTAGTTCATCTATCAGGGTAGGATCCTCCTCCACAACTTGTGACACAACTGATAATGGGGCCTCCTCAATCACAGATGCAGCCAAGACATCCTCAACATGTGCAAGCACTTCCTTAACTACTGGTGCAACGTCCTCTGCAGTTGCAACTTCCACTAGTGTAGAGTTTTCTTCAATGGCAGGTGCAGTTTCCAAAATTACTGCAGCGTCCTCAAGCATTGGTGCAGCCTCTACAGGTATGAGAACTTCCTCAACCACTGGTGCAACCTCTTCTGCAGCAGCAGCCTCCATTAGCGTAGGGGTTTCTTCAATGGCAGGTGCAGCTTCCAAAATTATTGCAGCCTCCTCAAGCATTGGTGCAGCCTCTACAGGTATGAGAACTTCCTCAACCACTGGTGCAACCTCTTCTGCAGTTGCAGCCTCCGCTACTGTAGACGTTTCTTCTATTGCAGGTGCAGCTTCCAAAATAATTGCGGCCTCCTCAAGTATTGGTGTAGCCCCTACAGGTATGAGAACTTCCTCAATCACTGGTGCAAGGTTTAATAGTGTTGGAAGCTCCTCCACTACTGGTACAGCTTTTGTTGTCCCTGAGATGTCTTCATCTGCCTCCTTGTATTCCAGTATCACAGGTGGACATTCATCCATGGATC is part of the Nerophis lumbriciformis linkage group LG19, RoL_Nlum_v2.1, whole genome shotgun sequence genome and encodes:
- the mgarpa gene encoding uncharacterized protein mgarpa isoform X1, with the protein product MFSCRAAWQRCGPLARTAAFNLPRNGLQRRQMSSMPGGSGENIVYAVLCGGAFVGAVTYVYKTVSTDNARYKDRIEEISARSKEQWVPKPCPPQSKNDDEDGPEEEAAEDASQEGGGDAAAESETETEAVVEIVAEVAVVAEEVAEAAQEVQADADEVPQVVEDVEETAHAIAEQVAAEDPESNVLQTVSPTPEITEVREEAVCAEVADEAAPEDIPPPPEEIRSMDECPPVILEYKEADEDISGTTKAVPVVEELPTLLNLAPVIEEVLIPVGATPILEEAAIILEAAPAIEETSTVAEAATAEEVAPVVEEVLIPVEAAPMLEEAAIILEAAPAIEETPTLMEAAAAEEVAPVVEEVLIPVEAAPMLEDAAVILETAPAIEENSTLVEVATAEDVAPVVKEVLAHVEDVLAASVIEEAPLSVVSQVVEEDPTLIDELPVNEVALAPFAASPLFEEAPVTADAAQTVKEPLAEVIEEAHAPVKLASVVEDSTLPVQTEPVIEDVPPTEEAAVESNINLTSLIAGDASPAPVETREEEPKREFIVVVLEGTPKVDKSPRVLGVAPISGRIIPAPEDEDKRSLLRMQMQ
- the mgarpa gene encoding uncharacterized protein mgarpa isoform X2; translated protein: MFSCRAAWQRCGPLARTAAFNLPRNGLQRRQMSSMPGGSGENIVYAVLCGGAFVGAVTYVYKTVSTDNARYKDRIEEISARSKEQWVPKPCPPQSKNDDEDGPEEEAAEDASQEGGGDAAAESETETEAVVEIVAEVAVVAEEVAEAAQEVQADADEVPQVVEDVEETAHAIAEQVAAEDPESNVLQTVSPTPEITEVREEAVCAEVADEAAPEDIPPPPEEIRSMDECPPVILEYKEADEDISGTTKAVPVVEELPTLLNLAPVIEEVLIPVGATPILEEAAIILEAAPAIEETSTVAEAATAEEVAPVVEEVLIPVEAAPMLEEAAIILEAAPAIEETPTLMEAAAAEEVAPVVEEVLIPVEAAPMLEDAAVILETAPAIEENSTLVEVATAEDVAPVVKEVLAHVEDVLAASVIEEAPLSVVSQVVEEDPTLIDELPVNEVALAPFAASPLFEEAPVTADAAQTVKEPLAEVIEEAHAPVKLASVVEDSTLPVQTEPVIEDVPPTEEAAVESNINLTSLIAGDASPAPVETREEEPKREFIVVVLEGTPKVDKSPRVLGVAPISGRIIPAPEDEL